From the Planctomycetia bacterium genome, the window CCGCCACAACTTGGGCACCAAGCTCATCCCGGAGGAACGCGATCATCGCGCTCGCATCGAGATCAAGAATCACCGTCTGGATTCCAAGGCGGTCTCCTCTGCTTTACGCCGCAACAATGCCTCGCTTGAGGTTGGAATATGACTTACCGCCGCCGAATTGCGGCTGAAGGAGGGCGTCACCTTACCGGCGCTGTTCGCGCCTGACGCTTCAACCGCCAAGCGCGTCATTGAATTCTTCACGGCCAACATCCGCAACCGGCACACGCGGCGTGCCTATGCCAAGGCAGCAGCAGGTTTTGCGGCCTGGTGCGAAACCAGAGGCCTTTCCCAACTCCGGGATGTGCAGCCCGTCCACGTCGCCGCCTATGTCGAGGAGCTTCAGGGCCGCGTCTCAGCGCCCACCGTCAAGCTCCAGCTTGCCGCCTTGCGGATGCTTTTCGACTGGCTCGTGATCGGCCAAGCAATGCCGACCAACCCCGCAACCTCCGTCCGGGGACCGAGGCACAGCGTTAAGAAAGGCAAGACGCCCGTGCTGACGGCTGACGAGACTCGCGACCTGCTGGACTCGATCAAGACCGGTTCAGTCATCGGCTTGCGCGATCGCGCACTCATCGCACTGATGACCTACACCTTCGCCCGCGTCGGCGCGGCGGCCGAGAAAATGCGCGTCGAGGATGTTTACGTCCAGGGGCGCAGAACCTGGGTCCGGCTTCACGAGAAAGGCGGGAAGCGCCATGAAATGCCCTGCCATCACAAACTGGACGAATACCTGCACGCCTATATCGACGCTGCTGGGATTGCGAGGGACATGAAGGGGTGGCTGTTCCGTACGACCGAAGGGCAGTCGGGCCAGCTTACCGACCGACCCATGCGCCAGGCCGACGTGTACCGGATGATACGGCGTCGGGCAGCAGACGCCGGCATCATGACGCGGATCGGTTGCCATACGTTCCGCGCAACCGGTATCACCGAATACCTGCGTAATGGCGGCAAGCTGGAAGTGGCGCAGCAAATGGCGAACCATGAGAGCGCCCGCACGACAGGGCTTTACGACCGGCGCAATGATCAGGTGCCGCTCGATGAAGTGGAGAGGATTCTGATTTGAGACTTACGGACGTGGGCGAATGACGAGACGCTGTTGTATCTGCTCATAGACCGGAAGCGCCGAGCCAGCTTCTATCGTGACGGCAATCCCGTAGCGTACTGCCTCATTCCCTGCAAGACCTGCGTCTTCTTTGCACCAGACGCGCATAGAGAGATGCCCGTCATCAATATACGGAACGGCAGATTGCCCCTCGAAATGCTCATGAAAGACGCTCCCACGCTTGACGGTTGGGTCGGCGGGTTGGCTCTTCCGCCGTTTTACGCCAAGCACCTGAAGAACTGGGTGCAGTGGCGCAGCTTCAAGCCTGACGGAACGGTAACTCTGATGGCCTGGCTTGATCGGCGAAAACCATGCGACGGTAACGCTCAATGATCTGGGGTCCGTCACACGTTCCAAGCATCCCGGCAACGGGATACGGAAGTTATGAGCCGTCTCGGGCCGTAAGGCTCCAAAGCCCACCAATGTTGCACGACTCGGAGAACATTCGAGAGCTTCACGAATATCAGGCACGCCAAAACCGACAAACCGGCAAGAATTCTCAGCGCGCTCTGCATGCCGCCGTTTGTCTTCAGGCCCGCAAATTTCCTTCAGCAGTTCATCATTCCCATTCCACTGGGCGCTGTGCACAAGCAGGGCTTTTACTACCACAGCATAGAACTTTGGATCTATATCGGCGAGCAGCGAGCCGCCGTCGCGATCCATTAAGGAGTCGAAAATCTGATGGCCAGCCCGCGTGGCGAGCGCTGTCGCAGAGCTGGTTCCGTCGCTCAAGGCAACTTGGTCAAGGCGACCTTGACCAAGCGCATCTGGGGCAGCGGCACTAAGTCCATATAGTTTTCGTGGCGAACCCACCGAAATTCTGACGCCGCCACCACCGGTTCCCTGCATCCGGACATGCTCACGACCACCAGGAAAATAGAGATCCGGCTTAATCATGCGTCTGTGTCCGAGGCCAAGTCCAGAACTCACGTTCGGGAGTGTATTGTCCTCGAAAGGATCGACAGAATTGTGCAACCCTTGGCGCTGGGCTACGTTGTCGTGATGCTGGGCTCCAATCGTTAAGGCGTTCAGCGACTCCGCAGGCGAGAGAATAGTGCGCTCGTGCTTTGCAGCATTGAGCGCCCTGAGGACTGCCTTTTCGCGATCTTTTGGAGTCGCACTTTCAAAGTCTGTCCAGCTGGTGAAATCTGCGATGTTGAGGGTGTCGGATACGTTGCCACCACTGACCAAAAACAAGATGTTGTAGCGGTCGGAGAGGAAATCTAGAAGTCTTGCAAGCGGGCTAATGAGCCTTGTGAAGGGACGACGGGTGTCCCCCATCGAAAGATTAACGAGGAATACCGTTGGCGCGGTCGCTTCCTCGCCGGGGCCGCCCTTCATACGCACAATTGCACGGTAGATAGTGTCGATGAGAAGGCGGTCCGCGTCCGTATGCTCAAT encodes:
- a CDS encoding tyrosine-type recombinase/integrase, which codes for MKEGVTLPALFAPDASTAKRVIEFFTANIRNRHTRRAYAKAAAGFAAWCETRGLSQLRDVQPVHVAAYVEELQGRVSAPTVKLQLAALRMLFDWLVIGQAMPTNPATSVRGPRHSVKKGKTPVLTADETRDLLDSIKTGSVIGLRDRALIALMTYTFARVGAAAEKMRVEDVYVQGRRTWVRLHEKGGKRHEMPCHHKLDEYLHAYIDAAGIARDMKGWLFRTTEGQSGQLTDRPMRQADVYRMIRRRAADAGIMTRIGCHTFRATGITEYLRNGGKLEVAQQMANHESARTTGLYDRRNDQVPLDEVERILI
- a CDS encoding S8 family peptidase, with product MPERPILPLPTPSAVSVPRGGGGGSSLRLPSAVTQQQKFGPLFNRLRDVLGRADGAVQLRDDPSNLAPDRVIVFEIAGTIDNFLKAVSRIQGLEFMAEYESDFAADEYFAVQDDRVGKEGQDRTDKQVPGRFYLAMPDVRALQEVLSLWERWQNGQAFDSGFAPFTHLFKQLHALRPWGPQDRIPEETMAFWREESLRNPGQPIRTEVELWYRDNETRRRNAAQTLRDMVAEAGGQIVHESVIGEIAYHGMLIDIPAGDVQNLMSERTVKLALADDVMFLRPQSLLRGPLEIEAEADGSLTERVAPIPAGRPVAALLDGVPVQAHALLADRLMLDDPDNLQSRALVSRRVHGTAMASLILHGDRNENGASLPRPLYVRPLMLANENGIEHTDADRLLIDTIYRAIVRMKGGPGEEATAPTVFLVNLSMGDTRRPFTRLISPLARLLDFLSDRYNILFLVSGGNVSDTLNIADFTSWTDFESATPKDREKAVLRALNAAKHERTILSPAESLNALTIGAQHHDNVAQRQGLHNSVDPFEDNTLPNVSSGLGLGHRRMIKPDLYFPGGREHVRMQGTGGGGVRISVGSPRKLYGLSAAAPDALGQGRLDQVALSDGTSSATALATRAGHQIFDSLMDRDGGSLLADIDPKFYAVVVKALLVHSAQWNGNDELLKEICGPEDKRRHAERAENSCRFVGFGVPDIREALECSPSRATLVGFGALRPETAHNFRIPLPGCLERVTDPRSLSVTVAWFSPIKPGHQSYRSVRLEAAPLHPVLQVLGVKRRKSQPADPTVKRGSVFHEHFEGQSAVPYIDDGHLSMRVWCKEDAGLAGNEAVRYGIAVTIEAGSALPVYEQIQQRLVIRPRP